In uncultured Desulfobacter sp., one DNA window encodes the following:
- a CDS encoding AAA family ATPase has protein sequence MRYHKASRKGRFSELIRTLYENSGRRVVVLVDEYDKPILDSIEDTALAIAIREELKNFYSVIKDADPYIEFVFITGVSKFSKVSLFSGLNNLKDISLDKRFSDICGYTQEELETVLACRIDNDADPATIKTWAALMWTGWKLKPFCFKPVI, from the coding sequence ATTAGGTACCACAAAGCAAGCCGCAAAGGGCGCTTTTCCGAACTGATCCGGACGCTTTATGAAAACAGCGGGCGCCGGGTGGTGGTGCTGGTGGATGAATATGACAAGCCGATTCTGGACAGCATTGAAGACACAGCGCTTGCCATTGCCATTCGTGAGGAACTCAAAAATTTCTATTCCGTGATTAAGGACGCAGACCCCTATATTGAGTTCGTATTCATCACCGGGGTATCCAAATTCAGCAAGGTCTCCCTGTTCAGCGGATTGAACAATCTTAAGGATATTTCCCTGGACAAGCGTTTTTCTGATATTTGCGGTTATACCCAGGAAGAACTGGAGACCGTACTTGCCTGCCGGATTGACAATGACGCGGATCCGGCCACGATCAAGACCTGGGCAGCTTTGATGTGGACCGGCTGGAAATTGAAACCCTTTTGTTTCAAACCGGTTATTTGA
- a CDS encoding TonB-dependent receptor, with translation MNLFFKPMIVLGTAILLFSAHSPGIAGQTLNNQSETQQTSLEMETITVTANKIEEDIQDVPQSIMVIEDEVLKEKGIRDIPDLINEIPNMTFSSGIDDNVNFRGLNKSMFTSNNPVVIYIDGVAYSNSGGFDASMNNVERIEVLRGPQGTLYGKDAIGAVIKVVTKEPENQWHGNIGAEYGSYNDIQGSFNVNGALIQDKLYLGLNARYQQDDGWITNDYTGDDEANKSENQNLGAFLLYKPTDRFSAKFTLSKDSSDNSGYTGYAMPAGTGLNEFDRDDAEHSSFDEDVFYETEALAQSLHLKYEFESVTLSSVTTHRDLDAESARDVDCMADNALDGLISFANQDTETWTEELRLSSNNTEGFRWVAGAYFDTEDMETGPTGRQFMVSGSVYEWDWEAETESETMALFGQMMIPLGHSFELTLGLRYQQIDKEMDLDAYKHYELDAVRGDPWYTLHADETWTALLSKAALSYRLNDNWNTYASVAQGYMPGGFTTLATSGSEEYNTFDPQKSINYEIGIKGKFNRARLAASVFYMDIEDTQYNKYEYDTWVTGNAGSSHSLGLELELTYFLTDSIELTAALGIIEAEYDDYDTGTVNWDGESIQHTPSYLGRIGAAYYNPNGFYARGDVRSQGEVPYYDNVDKEFREMDDYITADVKVGYRFKGFDIYAFCNNLTDEEYMTFFMEGTSRSLGIYGDPRTFGIGVRYSF, from the coding sequence ATGAACTTGTTTTTTAAACCAATGATCGTTCTGGGAACCGCAATTCTGCTGTTTTCAGCACATTCTCCGGGCATTGCCGGACAAACCCTTAATAATCAGTCTGAAACCCAGCAAACCAGCCTGGAAATGGAAACTATCACCGTAACTGCCAATAAAATTGAAGAGGATATTCAGGATGTTCCGCAGAGTATCATGGTCATCGAAGATGAGGTTCTAAAAGAGAAGGGGATCAGGGATATCCCTGATCTTATCAATGAGATTCCTAATATGACTTTTAGCTCCGGCATTGACGATAACGTGAACTTCAGGGGCTTGAATAAATCGATGTTTACCAGCAACAATCCGGTGGTCATCTATATCGACGGGGTAGCCTACAGCAATTCGGGTGGTTTTGACGCTTCGATGAACAATGTCGAGCGAATTGAAGTCCTGCGCGGCCCCCAGGGCACGCTTTACGGCAAGGACGCCATCGGTGCGGTTATCAAGGTCGTGACCAAGGAACCGGAAAACCAATGGCATGGAAATATCGGCGCTGAATACGGCAGCTACAATGACATACAGGGCTCTTTCAATGTCAACGGCGCTCTTATTCAGGATAAGCTCTATCTCGGGTTGAACGCCCGCTATCAGCAGGATGACGGCTGGATCACAAACGACTACACCGGTGACGACGAAGCCAATAAGAGTGAGAATCAGAACCTCGGTGCGTTCCTGCTGTACAAGCCCACCGACAGGTTCTCCGCAAAATTTACTCTATCAAAGGATTCCTCCGACAATTCCGGGTACACGGGTTACGCTATGCCCGCTGGAACCGGCCTCAACGAGTTCGACCGGGACGATGCCGAGCATAGCTCCTTCGATGAAGACGTTTTTTATGAGACCGAAGCTCTGGCGCAGAGTCTTCATCTGAAGTACGAGTTCGAGTCGGTGACTCTCAGTTCGGTGACGACCCACAGAGACCTTGACGCTGAAAGTGCCAGAGATGTCGATTGCATGGCAGATAACGCTTTAGACGGGCTTATTTCGTTTGCGAACCAAGACACTGAAACCTGGACCGAGGAGCTGAGGTTATCGAGCAATAATACTGAGGGCTTTCGTTGGGTTGCCGGCGCATATTTCGACACCGAGGATATGGAGACAGGGCCTACCGGGAGGCAGTTTATGGTTTCCGGATCTGTTTACGAATGGGATTGGGAAGCCGAAACTGAAAGTGAGACCATGGCTCTGTTCGGACAGATGATGATTCCCCTTGGCCACAGCTTTGAGTTGACTCTCGGGCTGCGTTATCAGCAGATCGACAAGGAGATGGATTTGGATGCGTACAAACACTATGAACTGGATGCGGTCCGCGGAGATCCTTGGTACACCCTCCATGCGGATGAAACCTGGACCGCCCTTTTGTCTAAGGCTGCGCTCTCATACCGGTTGAACGACAACTGGAACACTTACGCGTCAGTGGCCCAAGGCTATATGCCGGGTGGTTTTACAACACTGGCCACCTCCGGTTCGGAGGAATACAATACCTTTGATCCACAGAAATCAATCAACTACGAAATCGGCATCAAAGGGAAGTTTAACCGCGCACGTCTTGCCGCCTCCGTCTTTTACATGGATATTGAAGACACCCAGTACAACAAATACGAATATGATACGTGGGTGACCGGTAACGCCGGCAGCTCTCATTCCCTGGGCTTGGAACTGGAGTTGACCTATTTCCTGACCGATTCCATCGAATTGACCGCAGCACTCGGCATTATCGAGGCGGAATACGATGACTACGATACCGGCACTGTTAATTGGGACGGTGAATCGATCCAGCATACGCCGTCGTATTTGGGGCGGATCGGTGCCGCTTACTACAACCCAAACGGATTTTATGCTCGTGGGGATGTCAGGAGCCAGGGCGAGGTTCCCTACTATGATAATGTCGACAAGGAGTTCCGCGAGATGGATGACTACATCACCGCTGACGTCAAGGTCGGTTATCGCTTCAAGGGCTTTGACATCTACGCCTTTTGCAATAACCTGACCGATGAAGAATATATGACCTTTTTCATGGAAGGTACTTCCAGATCGCTTGGGATCTACGGCGATCCGCGCACTTTCGGTATCGGGGTCCGCTATAGCTTCTGA
- a CDS encoding AraC family transcriptional regulator, whose translation MEKICIALQDLTNPTKPTRICIPPAMGKGDIKSIPLKSGIQLIIYNFVPRFPFVIETAPPFKPIGFGFRLSGGGQGRASSTHHKFRDELRQVQAGFTCCTDLAELSETVGMERMVRVNIVMDLERFYTFAEGETVRLPPQLENPSQGRFNHNGQITPAMRTAIFDIFNCPYQGWAKNFFIESKVLELIAHKIGQIEAVDNRQSDTGHLPARDLERIREVARLLTGDLETPPDLNQLARTVGMCRSKMYSSFRMVFGVTPFEYLRNRRLETAMDFMIDGRMNVTQAAYAVGYSCPSHFSKAFKNYFGHLPSKNFIK comes from the coding sequence ATGGAAAAAATATGTATTGCCCTCCAGGACCTGACAAATCCCACCAAACCCACTCGGATCTGTATTCCACCTGCCATGGGAAAGGGAGACATAAAAAGCATTCCCCTTAAGTCCGGGATACAATTGATCATATATAATTTTGTCCCCCGGTTTCCTTTTGTCATAGAGACCGCACCCCCCTTTAAACCCATTGGATTCGGATTCCGTTTGTCAGGCGGCGGCCAGGGCCGGGCATCTTCGACACATCACAAATTCAGGGATGAATTAAGACAGGTTCAAGCCGGTTTTACTTGTTGCACGGACTTGGCTGAACTTTCAGAAACCGTAGGTATGGAACGGATGGTCCGTGTAAATATCGTAATGGATCTGGAGCGGTTTTACACTTTTGCCGAAGGGGAAACAGTTCGCTTGCCGCCGCAACTTGAAAATCCGTCACAGGGGAGATTCAATCATAACGGCCAGATCACACCGGCCATGCGTACCGCAATTTTTGACATATTTAACTGTCCGTACCAGGGATGGGCCAAAAATTTTTTTATTGAAAGTAAAGTTCTGGAACTGATTGCGCATAAAATCGGACAAATAGAAGCCGTTGACAACCGGCAATCGGACACCGGGCATTTACCTGCCCGGGACCTGGAGCGTATACGGGAAGTGGCACGTCTCCTGACCGGTGATCTGGAAACACCCCCTGATCTGAATCAATTGGCCCGGACGGTCGGGATGTGCCGCAGTAAAATGTACAGCAGTTTCCGGATGGTTTTCGGCGTTACACCCTTTGAATACCTGCGTAACCGCCGCCTTGAAACAGCTATGGATTTCATGATTGACGGCCGGATGAATGTCACCCAAGCGGCCTATGCCGTGGGCTATTCCTGTCCCAGCCATTTTAGCAAGGCATTTAAAAATTATTTCGGTCACCTGCCCAGTAAAAATTTTATCAAATAA
- a CDS encoding ATP-binding protein has product MKKLPVGISTLKEIIEEGHAYVDKSKFVHDLSERGKYYFLSRPRRFGKSLFIDTLKAAFEADKDLFRGLWLYDNWDWEKRYPVIHISFAEGVLKSREELDKKIFELIEGNQKRLGVQCRYKDSVSGCFSDLIQRSSEKYGLRAVILIDEYDKPILDNIVNPKIAEEMREGLKNLYSVIKGQDANLRFVFLTGVSKFSKVSLFSGLNNLTDITLDAEYSAICGYTESEMVSVFSERLKNKSLEDIRKWYNGYAWLGEKVYNPFSILHYLRTGEFRNYWFETGTPEFLIKLVLEKRYFIPALQHMFATERLLGSFDIDSIEIETIMFQTGYLTIQEKRQYGNMAAYLLNFPNLEVKMSFTDSISARLLSGRPEYERYKIDLYQSLANAKIKDIEKIFSALFSAIPHDWYRKNKLSAYEGYYASIFYCYFTALGLDVTAEDTTSHGRIDMTVKIDNRAYIFEFKVVDIDKTPGTALEQIKQKGYAEKYRTGMAEIYLIGVEFDRNERNIVTFEWELLQACQ; this is encoded by the coding sequence ATGAAAAAACTGCCCGTGGGCATCAGCACCCTGAAAGAAATTATTGAGGAAGGCCATGCTTATGTGGACAAATCCAAATTTGTCCATGACCTGTCTGAAAGAGGCAAGTACTATTTTCTCTCCAGACCCAGGCGTTTTGGTAAATCCCTGTTCATCGACACCCTCAAAGCGGCGTTCGAGGCCGATAAAGACCTTTTCCGGGGACTGTGGTTATATGACAACTGGGACTGGGAAAAGCGCTATCCGGTTATCCATATCTCCTTTGCTGAAGGCGTTCTCAAAAGCAGGGAGGAACTGGACAAGAAGATATTTGAACTGATTGAAGGCAATCAAAAAAGATTGGGGGTCCAATGCCGGTACAAAGACAGCGTTTCCGGCTGTTTCAGTGACCTTATTCAAAGATCAAGTGAAAAATACGGTCTTCGTGCTGTAATCCTGATTGATGAATATGACAAGCCTATCTTGGATAATATTGTAAACCCCAAAATCGCGGAAGAGATGCGTGAAGGACTGAAAAACCTTTATTCCGTGATCAAAGGACAGGATGCCAATCTGCGCTTTGTCTTTCTCACCGGCGTATCCAAGTTTTCCAAGGTAAGCCTGTTTTCAGGGCTGAACAACCTGACCGATATCACGCTGGATGCTGAATATTCCGCGATCTGCGGCTATACGGAATCGGAGATGGTGTCAGTATTTTCAGAGCGTCTGAAAAACAAATCCCTGGAAGATATCCGCAAATGGTACAACGGCTATGCCTGGCTCGGAGAAAAAGTATACAACCCTTTCAGCATCCTCCACTACCTTCGTACCGGGGAATTCCGCAACTACTGGTTTGAAACGGGCACCCCGGAATTCCTGATAAAACTGGTACTTGAAAAACGATATTTTATTCCGGCACTGCAACATATGTTTGCCACGGAAAGACTTTTGGGCAGCTTTGATATCGATTCCATTGAGATTGAAACCATAATGTTTCAGACCGGGTACCTGACAATCCAGGAGAAACGTCAATACGGCAATATGGCGGCATATCTGCTGAATTTTCCCAACCTGGAGGTAAAAATGAGTTTTACCGACAGCATATCGGCCCGCTTGCTGTCCGGACGCCCTGAATATGAAAGGTACAAGATTGATTTGTATCAATCCCTTGCGAATGCCAAGATAAAAGATATCGAAAAAATTTTTTCCGCGTTGTTTTCCGCTATCCCCCATGACTGGTACCGGAAAAACAAATTATCCGCATACGAAGGTTATTATGCATCTATTTTTTACTGCTATTTCACGGCCCTTGGCCTGGACGTGACGGCCGAGGACACCACCAGCCACGGCCGCATAGACATGACGGTAAAAATAGATAACAGGGCCTATATATTTGAATTCAAGGTGGTGGATATAGACAAGACACCGGGAACGGCCCTGGAACAGATAAAACAAAAGGGATATGCCGAAAAATACAGGACCGGCATGGCCGAAATCTACCTGATCGGTGTGGAATTCGACCGTAATGAGCGCAATATCGTAACCTTTGAATGGGAGCTGTTGCAGGCATGCCAATAA
- a CDS encoding PIN domain nuclease: MILVDSSVWIAYFNGQINWQTNTLDTLLHEAPVLLGDLILVEILQGFKTNKEFDAARDLLAVLDCVSLNSCSLAVASAANYRTMRRQGITVRKTIDVIIGTYCIENDLPLLHDDRDFNPMETILGLQAVTP, from the coding sequence GTGATCCTGGTTGATTCTTCGGTGTGGATTGCCTATTTTAACGGGCAGATAAATTGGCAGACCAATACACTGGATACCCTGCTGCACGAAGCGCCCGTATTGTTGGGTGATCTGATCCTCGTTGAAATTTTGCAAGGATTTAAAACAAACAAAGAATTTGATGCGGCAAGAGATTTATTGGCTGTTTTGGATTGCGTTTCGCTCAACAGCTGTTCCCTGGCAGTTGCCTCAGCTGCAAATTACAGAACAATGCGCAGACAGGGAATTACCGTGAGAAAAACCATAGATGTTATAATCGGAACTTATTGTATAGAAAACGATTTGCCGTTACTTCATGATGATCGCGATTTTAACCCCATGGAAACCATTCTTGGATTACAGGCCGTTACACCATAA
- a CDS encoding type II toxin-antitoxin system VapB family antitoxin: protein MRTNIVIRDDLMQEALQLSDVKTKKAVVEEGLKLFVKLKKQQKIASLRGKLHWEGDLNAMRLDK, encoded by the coding sequence ATGAGAACTAATATAGTCATTCGGGATGATTTGATGCAAGAAGCGCTGCAACTCTCTGATGTGAAAACCAAAAAAGCGGTTGTTGAAGAGGGGCTTAAACTGTTCGTCAAATTAAAAAAACAGCAGAAAATTGCATCATTGAGAGGAAAATTGCATTGGGAAGGCGATTTGAACGCCATGAGGCTTGATAAGTGA
- a CDS encoding ABC transporter ATP-binding protein yields MKLIIKNLSKTYSNGVQALKDVNLTIGKGMFGLLGQNGAGKSSLMRTLATLQDADQGQILLGETNAMKEPEKIRRALGYLPQEFGVYDAVSAEDMLDYLAEIKGVTKRSERHDHVSYLLNKVNLYEVRKKRLKTYSGGMKQRFGIAQALIGNPELIIVDEPTAGLDPEERNRFYNILSELGEEVIVILSTHIVEDVTSLCSDMAIIGSGRVLVHASPKSIIKAVDGKIWGRKIERKELALYQENHSVIATYLNHGRMRIHVFSNEQPDSLFEPVTPDMEDAYFSVIHDPAGLSNLSIFHSEHKADQ; encoded by the coding sequence ATGAAACTCATCATAAAAAATTTATCAAAAACTTATTCCAACGGCGTTCAGGCCCTGAAGGATGTCAATTTGACCATTGGTAAAGGCATGTTTGGCCTTTTAGGGCAAAACGGAGCCGGGAAATCATCCCTCATGCGCACGCTTGCAACTTTACAGGACGCGGATCAGGGGCAAATTCTCCTGGGCGAAACAAATGCCATGAAAGAACCTGAAAAGATTCGCAGAGCCCTGGGGTATTTGCCCCAGGAATTTGGTGTCTATGATGCGGTGTCGGCTGAAGATATGCTTGATTACTTGGCTGAGATTAAAGGGGTTACAAAACGATCGGAGCGGCACGATCATGTTTCGTACCTGCTCAACAAGGTTAACCTCTACGAAGTGCGGAAGAAACGGTTGAAAACCTACTCTGGCGGAATGAAGCAACGGTTCGGAATTGCCCAAGCGCTTATCGGCAACCCTGAATTAATTATCGTGGATGAGCCCACGGCCGGACTGGACCCTGAAGAGAGAAATAGATTTTACAATATCTTAAGTGAATTAGGGGAAGAAGTCATTGTGATTCTTTCCACCCACATTGTGGAGGATGTGACCTCCCTTTGTTCGGATATGGCAATTATCGGCTCTGGTCGAGTGCTCGTTCATGCGTCGCCCAAAAGTATTATCAAGGCGGTTGATGGAAAGATATGGGGACGTAAGATTGAACGAAAAGAGCTTGCTCTTTACCAAGAAAATCATAGCGTTATTGCCACCTATCTTAATCATGGCCGGATGCGTATCCACGTGTTCAGCAATGAGCAGCCGGATTCCCTTTTTGAGCCTGTAACCCCGGATATGGAAGATGCATATTTTTCGGTAATTCACGACCCTGCAGGTTTATCTAATCTGTCTATCTTCCATTCAGAACACAAGGCAGACCAATGA
- a CDS encoding TonB-dependent receptor, with protein MYLKKFLLLYCCMCFGLHLLTVPLWAEETEDKTVAEMESITVTANKIEEDVQKIPQSITVMDEAFLEEKGITDVPDVIREIPNMVVQEGLSGNSVSFRGLNSSTFTYNNPVVIYIDGVPVINQYGFDASLVNVERVEVLRGPQGTLYGKDAIGGVINIVTKEPENQWHGMVGAEYGSYNYMQGIFNLNGSVIKDSLFMGINGKYEQDDGWIENTNPGADGNESDQQQFSGYLLYTPTDRFTAKLTLSMANQSNSWINGYKLPAGADYSDFNRDDAEKGNFSDMPTEVDIDCFSQSLYLSYAFDSVTLTSISTHRKQDMDGDYDGDYLVGTDYDGLKQFNYNETDAYTQELRISSNNKSGIRWVAGLYIDSEEFEQKPLGMQYPSYDKGVFNGNFDYFVDSEIDSTTYAAFGQAIVPLGERFELTLGGRYQHIDKEIDLNLYVLPVGTTGSPSFSLSGDKDWDVFLPKAALSYALNDNWHTYISYSQGYMPGGFNPIPSSGTIEDNSFEPQKSANYEIGIKGSLNRLRLAANLFYMDIEDIHIFKSDGVLLHTSNADSGHSQGVELELAYQLTNAVELTGSIGLIEAEYDNYDAGDGISYDGKDITGTPSYTATAGVSYKHPSGLYGRVDMRAAGETSFDEANLYEEDAYVVFDAKIGYLTGGWDFYVYGKNLTDEEYFISFDGTMAEFGPPMTIGVGLRYRF; from the coding sequence ATGTATCTAAAAAAATTTTTGCTGTTGTACTGCTGCATGTGTTTTGGCTTGCATTTGCTAACTGTTCCATTGTGGGCTGAGGAGACGGAAGATAAGACGGTAGCGGAGATGGAAAGCATTACTGTCACCGCCAATAAAATTGAAGAGGATGTTCAAAAAATTCCCCAGAGCATCACCGTTATGGATGAAGCTTTCCTGGAGGAAAAGGGCATTACCGACGTTCCTGACGTGATCAGGGAAATTCCTAACATGGTTGTTCAGGAAGGCCTTTCAGGAAATTCGGTGAGTTTCCGGGGATTGAACTCTTCCACGTTTACCTATAACAATCCGGTGGTCATCTATATTGACGGGGTCCCTGTTATCAACCAATATGGTTTTGATGCTTCCCTGGTCAATGTGGAGCGGGTTGAGGTGCTGCGCGGCCCCCAGGGAACATTGTACGGCAAGGACGCCATTGGCGGGGTTATCAATATCGTCACCAAAGAGCCGGAAAATCAATGGCATGGAATGGTTGGTGCCGAATATGGCAGCTACAACTACATGCAGGGCATTTTTAACCTCAACGGTTCAGTGATTAAAGACTCGCTGTTTATGGGGATTAACGGCAAATACGAGCAGGATGACGGCTGGATCGAGAACACCAATCCCGGAGCGGACGGGAATGAATCCGATCAACAGCAATTCAGCGGCTACCTTTTATACACACCCACAGACAGGTTTACTGCAAAGTTGACGCTTTCCATGGCAAATCAAAGTAATTCATGGATCAACGGTTATAAGCTTCCTGCCGGAGCGGATTATAGTGATTTTAACAGGGATGATGCTGAAAAAGGCAACTTTTCCGATATGCCGACGGAAGTTGATATCGATTGTTTTTCTCAAAGCCTGTATTTAAGCTATGCATTTGATTCCGTGACCCTTACCTCGATCTCAACCCACAGAAAACAGGACATGGACGGTGATTACGATGGGGATTACCTGGTCGGCACCGATTACGACGGATTGAAACAGTTTAACTATAATGAAACGGATGCCTATACCCAGGAACTGCGCATATCGAGTAACAATAAAAGCGGCATCCGCTGGGTAGCCGGTCTTTACATTGATTCAGAAGAATTCGAACAGAAGCCTTTGGGTATGCAATATCCTTCTTATGACAAAGGGGTGTTTAATGGAAATTTTGATTATTTTGTCGACTCAGAAATCGACAGTACTACCTATGCGGCATTTGGTCAGGCAATAGTACCTCTGGGAGAGCGATTTGAGCTGACCCTGGGCGGCCGGTATCAGCATATTGACAAAGAGATTGATCTGAATCTATATGTCCTTCCGGTGGGAACAACCGGTTCTCCCTCCTTTTCATTGTCCGGAGACAAAGACTGGGATGTTTTTTTGCCCAAAGCGGCGCTTTCTTATGCCTTGAACGATAATTGGCATACCTATATTTCGTATTCCCAGGGATACATGCCCGGAGGGTTTAACCCCATTCCTTCTTCCGGTACGATTGAGGACAATTCTTTTGAACCCCAAAAATCAGCAAATTACGAGATAGGGATCAAGGGGAGTCTGAATAGGTTGAGGTTGGCGGCCAACTTATTTTACATGGATATAGAAGATATCCATATCTTTAAGTCGGATGGCGTCCTTCTTCATACGAGTAATGCGGATAGCGGCCATTCTCAAGGAGTTGAGTTGGAATTGGCCTATCAACTCACCAATGCCGTTGAACTGACCGGTTCAATAGGTCTTATAGAAGCGGAGTACGATAATTATGATGCCGGGGACGGTATATCCTATGATGGAAAGGATATCACGGGCACCCCTTCCTACACTGCGACGGCCGGTGTCTCTTATAAACATCCCAGTGGATTGTATGGGCGCGTCGATATGAGGGCGGCAGGTGAAACGTCTTTCGATGAAGCAAACCTCTATGAGGAAGATGCGTATGTTGTTTTTGATGCAAAGATAGGTTATCTGACCGGGGGATGGGATTTCTATGTGTATGGAAAAAACCTGACAGATGAGGAGTATTTTATTTCTTTTGATGGGACTATGGCTGAATTCGGGCCACCGATGACCATTGGCGTCGGGCTTCGCTACCGGTTTTAA
- a CDS encoding AraC family transcriptional regulator, which produces MKRRDLVIISCQDYYGPCHNLNIFLEKKDGDEIFYNWSDHLNGLSQGFVYTLKCLPGLTLAIARHYPSTAFSIPIEGGKTYFVNLNFILGEGPCTQCHRQEQEATFCSNHGELTYSRNYQSGLLHCPAKPFSTIGLLMEPWFVRRFSQRIAGEFARKIEEMLALQNEGEFFCCPVFMTPSINVCIHEILGCTYVDARRHLFLTSKALELMRFSFDQLNPDKGQDISCFNLTTDSPNFVHQARDIMISDIKNPPSLTELSRMVGVNRTTLSQRFRKVYGVTIFDFLRNFRLEESRRLLQAGDRSVTQVAFEVGYAQQRTFSKEFKKYFGDTPSNYLG; this is translated from the coding sequence ATGAAAAGACGCGATCTTGTCATTATTTCATGTCAAGACTATTATGGGCCATGCCATAATCTGAATATTTTTTTAGAAAAAAAAGACGGGGATGAAATATTCTATAATTGGTCCGATCACTTGAACGGTCTAAGCCAGGGGTTTGTATATACGCTCAAGTGCCTGCCTGGTCTTACTTTGGCGATCGCAAGGCATTATCCATCCACTGCTTTCAGCATTCCTATTGAAGGGGGAAAAACATATTTTGTTAATCTTAATTTTATTCTTGGTGAAGGTCCTTGTACCCAATGTCATCGCCAAGAACAAGAAGCCACTTTTTGCTCAAATCATGGGGAGTTAACCTACTCACGCAACTACCAAAGCGGGTTGCTCCATTGCCCCGCAAAACCCTTTTCTACCATTGGACTTTTAATGGAGCCGTGGTTTGTAAGACGTTTTTCCCAGAGAATAGCAGGAGAATTTGCCCGAAAGATAGAAGAAATGTTGGCGCTCCAAAATGAAGGTGAATTTTTTTGCTGCCCAGTGTTCATGACGCCTTCTATTAATGTTTGTATTCATGAAATCCTCGGATGTACTTATGTTGATGCCCGCAGGCACCTCTTTTTAACAAGTAAAGCCCTGGAACTGATGAGGTTTAGTTTTGACCAACTCAATCCTGATAAGGGACAGGACATATCCTGTTTTAACTTAACAACCGATTCCCCGAATTTCGTTCACCAAGCCAGAGACATAATGATTTCCGACATTAAAAATCCGCCCTCCCTTACAGAACTTTCCAGGATGGTGGGGGTGAACAGGACCACGTTAAGCCAGAGATTTCGTAAGGTTTATGGTGTTACTATTTTTGACTTTCTTCGCAATTTCAGGCTGGAAGAATCCAGGCGTCTGCTACAAGCCGGGGACCGAAGTGTGACACAAGTTGCTTTTGAAGTAGGGTACGCCCAGCAAAGGACGTTTTCTAAAGAATTTAAGAAGTATTTTGGTGATACACCAAGCAATTATTTAGGGTGA
- a CDS encoding AraC family transcriptional regulator, protein MEDNIHIELWSPSQRREVVRETPCAHEIDTSFESCWPMADGYLKKIHLKPGLDIYVMDWDPGIGFTMNASVRHAGFGFKFFISGKMKYQNCAVNEEMLMTAGLNRFAFFPASGGSGQCMSRDRVKVVIISMAPSFFLSLFQDDHSRLLSAMPVPALNKAFFHISPNTPAMETAALDIFNCTFHGNLKKVFLEGKALELASCQLHGLIPSRQPARLSGHERDKIQAARDILVRHIDAPPTFQALAGMVGMPHNRLSMGFQAMYGTTPFALLRDLRLEKSRTLLKSQTGNVTQVAMDVGYASLSHFAKAFKKKYGISPKQYQLNKGA, encoded by the coding sequence ATGGAAGACAACATACATATTGAATTATGGAGCCCAAGCCAACGGCGTGAGGTCGTCAGGGAAACCCCCTGCGCCCATGAGATAGATACGTCCTTTGAATCCTGCTGGCCCATGGCAGACGGTTATCTGAAAAAAATCCACCTGAAACCCGGGCTTGACATTTACGTCATGGATTGGGATCCCGGGATTGGATTCACCATGAACGCCTCGGTCCGTCATGCCGGGTTTGGATTCAAGTTCTTCATCTCAGGGAAAATGAAATATCAGAACTGTGCCGTTAACGAGGAAATGCTCATGACCGCAGGGCTTAACCGTTTTGCGTTTTTCCCTGCTTCCGGAGGATCCGGCCAATGCATGTCAAGAGACAGGGTTAAAGTCGTGATCATTTCCATGGCCCCATCCTTTTTTCTTTCTTTATTTCAAGATGACCATTCCAGGTTGCTTTCAGCGATGCCCGTTCCGGCATTGAACAAAGCGTTTTTCCATATCAGCCCCAATACCCCGGCCATGGAAACCGCAGCCCTGGATATCTTTAACTGCACCTTTCACGGAAACCTGAAAAAAGTCTTTCTGGAGGGCAAAGCATTGGAGCTTGCCTCCTGCCAACTCCACGGGCTTATCCCCTCCCGGCAGCCGGCCCGGCTTTCCGGGCATGAGCGTGACAAAATTCAGGCAGCCAGAGACATCCTTGTCCGGCATATTGATGCCCCGCCCACTTTCCAGGCCCTTGCCGGGATGGTGGGGATGCCCCACAACCGTCTTTCCATGGGTTTCCAGGCCATGTACGGCACCACCCCCTTTGCCCTGCTCAGGGATCTGAGGCTGGAAAAATCCCGGACACTTCTCAAGTCACAAACCGGCAACGTCACCCAGGTGGCCATGGATGTGGGCTATGCATCCCTAAGCCACTTTGCCAAAGCCTTTAAGAAAAAATACGGTATTTCACCAAAGCAATACCAGCTTAATAAAGGTGCCTGA